CGGGATCAAGAGCTTCAGACATACGGCCACCGGCAGCTGAAGGCGCAATGAATGGAGCGTTGAACCGAGACGTCAAACGGACCAAAGCGACTTCCGGTCGGAACCTTCACAATAATGTTCATGTCGTGCACGTCTCACGGATCCTACCCCGCACATGTCCACCATGCCCGGCCGTAGACTGTGGAGTAGACCTACTACGGGAGAACAAGTCTCTTTAAAGCCAAAGCGACGGCTCAGTTGTCATGAGATATCGGCGTGAACTTTACTTTGAAGGGCGGCCGTGACCACTTCCGGTTCAGGTCTGTGTCTCCCTGTTCAACTTCATTCAGCTCAGAGCTCGTTAACATCGGCTCTGtcaattatttacatttatatcaatTATTTACTGTAGAACTATTTGCACAATTGCCGTTAAAACTGAATGTAGAGAAGCTAAAAGAACATTTATGATTAACAGCTCGTGAATCCCTAACTCGCCACAGCCGGTCCTCTGGACCACGTGACCCAGTGGTGCTGGACTAAAGAGAGCCGGTCCTCTCTTCTGGATGGATTTGTCACACGGTGTGCACTCAACActgattcattattattttatttcgtAAATCAACAGTTCTGAAACATCTTTTGCACCAAATGATGGATAATTGCCGACAATATTCACACAACGTTTAAAAGCCCCTCAATGTGCTTACCTGGGCGGATACAGGGCCACAGGTAAAGAGGGGCctgtggggtcaaaggtcatcagaGACAAAGCAGTGGTACTGAGTAAATCCATCTCTGATACATAACACTACATGTTTGATGCAGCAACATGTATGACCAACACAGACTtgaatattctatattaaagcTCACGAGGTTGTTCTGCCCAGCGATGGAGAACGTGCACGAGACGACGTCATCAGGAGCACGAGACCGATGAGGTCAGGCCAGAGGAAAGGGGCGGGGTCGCTGCAGCACATTTATAATCCACAGCGTCTGATTGGTCGTCTGCATCCCATCACAGGAGGACGTGCACCTGTCCAGGCtgagccaccagggggcgccccAGGagcacgcgcgtgtgtgtgtgtgtgtgtgtgcgcgcgcgtgcgtgtgcgtgtgctgctcaTGCTACTGTATACAGTCCATGACGTGGATCTGCAGAGTGTCCATATCCGGGGCCTGGTAGTGGCACTTAGGACAGCAGAGGTGTGGCAGCTCCTCGGCGCCGGCGGGCCCCTGGTCCCCCGGCGGTACCGGGCCCTGGTTCCTGAACGAGGGGGCCGGGGGGGCCGTGTTGAACGCTGCAGGGGGAGCACACGTCCAGCAAGCCCTCCGTTATAACTTTATACTAATGTCACTCTGGGGAGagattattatataatacaagATGATGATAATACTATATGATGATACTATGTgataataatactatataataatactatgtgataataatactatatgatAATACGAGATGATGATAATACTATATGATgataatactaaataataatactatatgatGATAATACTATATGATAATACGAGATGATGATAATACTATATGAtgataatactatataataatactatgtgataataatactatatgatAATACGAGATGAtgataatactatataataatactatgtgataatactatataataatactatgtgataataatactatatgatGATAATACTCAATTATAATACTATATGATGATAATACTATATGATAATACTATGTGATGATAATACGATGTGAtgataatactatataataatactatgtgatgataatactatatgatgataatactaaataataatactatatgatgataatacgatgtgatgataatactatataataatactatgtgataataatactatatgatAATACGAGATGAtgataatactatataataatactatgtgatgataatactatatgataatactatataataatactatgtgataatactaaatgatgataatactatatgatgataatactatatgatgataataccaaataataatactatgtgatgataatactatatgatgataatactatataataatactatgtgatgataatactatatgataatactaaataataatactatatgatGATAATACGATGTGATGATACTATATGATGATACTATATGATAATACGATGTGATGATACTATATGATGATACTATATGATAATACTATATGATAATACGATGTGATGATACtatataatactatatgatGATACTATATGATAATACTATACTATATGatgataatacaatataataatactatgtgataataatactatatgataatactatatgatgataatactatataataatactatgtgatgataatactatgatgataatactatataataatactatgtgataataatactatatgatAATACGAGATGATGATAATACTATAtgataatactatataataatactatgtgatgataatactaaataataatactatatgatgataatacaatataataatactatgtgatgataatactaaataataatactatgatgataatacaatataataatactatgtGATGATAATACTATATGATAATACTAAATGATGATAATACTATATGAtgataatactatataatactatatatgatgataatactatatgatgataatactatataataatactatatgataatactatatattaatactatatgatgatactatatattaatactatatgatgataatactatataataatactatatgatatgatgataatacaatataataatactatatgatgataatactatataataatactatatgataatactatataataatactatatgatgataatactatataataatactatatgatgataatactatataataatactatatgatgataatactatataataatactatgtgatgataatactatgatgataatactatataataatactatgtgataataatactatatgatAATACGAGATGAtgataatactatataataatactatgtgatgataatactaaataataatactatatgatgataatacaatataataatactatgtGATGATAATACTATATGATGATAATACTATGTGATgataatactaaataataatactatatgatgataatacaatataataatactatgtgatgataatactatatgataatactatatgatgataatactatataatactatatatgatgataatactatataataatactatatgatgataatacaatataataatactatatgatgataatactatataataatactatatattaatactatatgatgatactatatattaatactatatgatgataatactatataataatactatatgatatgatgataatactatataataatactatgtGATGATAATACTATATGATGATAATACTATGTGATgataatactaaataataatactatatgatgataatacaatataataatactatgtGATGATAATACTATATGATAATACTAAATGAtgataatactatataatactatatatgatgataatactatataataatactatatgatgataatacaatataataatactatatgatgataatactatataataatactatatgataatactatatattaatactatatgatgataatactatatattaatactatatgatatgatgataatactatataataatactatatgataatactatataataatactatatgatgataatactatataataatactatatgatgataatactatataataatactatatgatagaatagaatagaatatacacttttattaatccccaaggggaaattagttctctgcatttaacccatccttggttattaaggagcagtgggctgcggtgaagcgcccgggaagcaactgggggttcagtgccttgctcaaggacacttcgacttgcaactaatggggagagcggggatcgaacccacaaccctgcggttgcaggacggccctcttaccccactgagctaaagccgccctaaatactatatgatatataaatgatAATACTATATGATGATAATACTACAAATCAGAATAACTCAATATGCTGCatcacttttatttaaattgagGATAAGGGTGATGATGTCAGAACATAGGGGGAGGGGCCTCAGCTTAGCGAATCACAGCTTTCGTAGAATAtggatattttatttcttattttaatattgGTCAAACAAATGaattttcaaaatgaaagaaagtaaAGAATTAATCCGGGCTCAACACAACCTTTAAGATTCTCCACGCTGGCCACGAGGCCTCAGCTTTGGGGCCAGAACTACAAACATGGCTGCTGTTATCAATGAAGATGTGATGCAGCTTCATAGTGACATGTGGAAATACAAGAGGTCACTTATGACATCATCAAGATGTGTGAACGCAGCTCTCAccttgagggggggggatgtgggGGGCCCGGGACGGGAAGTCCTCCAGGTGCCTCAGCTTCATCTGCTCCATACGGGCCCTGAAACACCACCAGCACCtcatgagggggaggagccagggggaggagccagggggaggagcctgtgtgagtgtgtgtgtgttaccgtgACGTGGCCTCCTGCTTCAGCCGGTCTCTCTCCACCACGGCCTGCGTCAGCTGGTCTTGtagctcctccttcttctggtTCAGCTTCTCTCGAGCTTCTCGCTCCGCCAGGAAGTCGGCCTTATAGATCTCAgcctgaggagacaggagacaggagagacagaggagacagaggagtcaggagacaggagagacaagagtcagaggagtcaggagacagaggagacaagagtcagaggagtcaggagacaggagagacagaggagtcaggagacagaggagtcaggagacaggagagacagaggagacaagagtcagaggagtcaggagacagaggagacaggggagtcaggagacaggagagacagaggagacaagagtcagaggagtcaggagacagaggagacaagagtcaggagacagaggagacaagagtcagaggagtcaggagacaggagtcagaggagacaagagtcagaggagtcaggagacaggagagacagaggagacaggagagacagaggagtcaggagacagaggagtcaggagacaggagagacagaggagtcaggagagacagaggagtcaggagacagaggagacaggggggCGTGGCTAATGGAGGCTGGTGTTTACTTCAAGTGtagaaattagggctgtcagcgttaacgcgtgcgattaatttggccgcgttaacacactaaaatattttaacgcaattaacgcattttttttttttttaaaccgcggcagtacggtttgacactgtttccgtttttaaaacaatcatttctccgcgaagataaggagcagaaatcagtttaactcgtggatgaatcagtcgggtttcctcctgctcctccttcctcccgtctccccctctgatacacagaggaacggaggggcgacgtgtcgggggacgcggcgcggaaagaactcgtcacacgaaaccttcaccgtgattggtcaatccgtttgtctgtcaacattttggcgaaaaaacaaccaatgaacactcagtaaatcacaaaggacctcccacctcacaggtgaggctcattagcagcctgtcagtcagagagcagagaacacggcaccaggacaactgagcctcatttcagagctgagattgttctggaatgtttgatgtataacacgtggggatgtgtcacatgcaaaagactttaaacggtgaatttaatttattttgtaaaatgtataaaatgcccccagcctccagagggttaacgtgacatatgtgaatgtcagtcagttaccaaggccactggttctgctgctcagtggtaaagatgacaggaccaatggggtctcaatgtacttcttttttttttactaatctgatgtttcactgaagaaacaatttatcatccacgatattaaatacctcgctggcactttataggtaggagcctctttgaaacacagctctgtgggaagtttggtctttaaaaagaatgaacttttaactgcgattaatcgcgattaatcgtgattaattaatcgcaatttcaaaatgtgcgattaattagttaattttttttaatcgattgacagccctagtagaAATACTTTcttaaatgcatatatatacacacatatatacacacatatatatatgtgtagataatatatacacatatatatattatatatacacacacatatacttacatatgtgtgtatatatatatgtgtatatattatatacacatatatatatatacacacacatatatattatatatatatatacacacacatatacacatacatatgtgtgtatatatatatatgtgtatatattatatacacacacatatatatatatattagtgctgtgaaaaataacgcgttaactcagttaattcaatttcaggtttaactagttttttttttttaacgcatttaacgcatgcgcagaatgagcttccaatccgtctgttgttggtcgtcgggacgaaaagaaagtcacttgcaaaatgagcttccaatccaccacttcaatctgaactctgtccgctctcatgcagacggtctgttcatcggtaatgatccttccgcaggttcacctccggaaaccttgtgacgacttttacttcctgtagatcagggtctcaacacgtcgatcgcgacctgccagtcgatcgcggcgtagtgtcggtagatcaatgacattaaaaagatcggcccgccccctgacatgttctctatagcacgtctttgttcttttattaaactaaacgtctgttgttgatcgtatctccacagcagcatgtcatttctgtctcttcagagctccgtgcgcgcgcatcgggaccgagcaaaaaaaaagtcacttgtcaatctgtccacctgtccgggccggtgaggtttcagctttgcagcggtgtccccgccgtccctttcatcacggcccagttcatgaagaaaacccacacagtcagtttgcctcagcagctgctagaggaagactagaggcctttagattgtatcatggtggagttaatggttgacaaacaagagaaaaatgttctgtttaacctcctgttacctttacatttactaacatattttaccctcggggtcaatttgaccccagcaattaaaacctccagaaaattattagaattaatattgcttcccaagtttaagtgtgaggtactttatgtttggttgttgactacctaaatagccctttaaataaataaaaaagttgatatttcttatgtttgacacagtgaaaaacagcctgtgtatatgtgtatttatatatactagggctgtgaaacgattaaaatttttaatcgggttaatcacaggtttttgtggattaatcatgattaatcacatattaccgatattctcggtatattttgtgagaacataagagatttatgacaaaagacggatatatacatttatacattcttctatacaatggtgctgcaactcagcagttattttgcagttttcttccatatggaacattaatacatcttcatccgaaacagaatgtttaaccctcctgttacctttcgggtcaatttgaccccattcaatgtttaatgtcggtgttctttggggtcaatttgaccccaggctgtttttcactgtgtcaaacatatcagaaatatcaacttttttatttatttaaagggctatttaggtagtcaacaaacaaacataaagtacctcacacttaaacttgggaaacaatattaattctaataattttctggaggttttaattgctggggtcaaattgaccccgagggtaaaatatgttagtaaatgtaaaggtaacaggagggttaaacagagcatttttctcttgtttgtcaaccattaactccaccatgatacaacctaaaggcctctagtcttcctctagcagctgctgaggcaaactgactgtgtgggttttcttcatgaactgggccgtgatgaaagggacggcggggacaccgctgcaaagctgaaacctcaccggacaCGGACaccgacaggtggacagattgacaagtgacttttgttttgctcggtcccgatgcgcgcgcacggagctctgtggcgcgcgggacggagatcgataagtgttaacgcaacgcgaagagacagaaatgacatgctgctgtggagatacgatcaacaacagacgtttagtttaataaaagaacaaagtcgtgctctagagaacatgtcagggggcgggccaatctttttaatgtcatgcgatctaccgacactacggggcgatcgactggcaggtcgcgatcgacgtgttgagaccctgatctacaggaagtaaaagtcgtaacaaggtttccgtaggtgaacctgcggaaggatcattaccgatgaacagaccgtctgcatgagagcggacagagttcagattgaagtggtggattggaagctcattttgcaagtgacttttttttcgtcccgacgaccaacaacagacggattggaagctcattctgcgcatgcgttaaatgcgttaaaaaaaacaaactagttaaacctgtaattggattaactgagttaacgcgttatttttcacagcactaatatacatatatatatatgtatatataaacacatatatacacatacacattcatatcaatatacacatacatatatatatttgtgtgtaattctgtgtgtgtatacacatttatggacatgtgtgtgtgtgtacctgtgtgtgtgtgtacctgtgtgtgtgtgtgtgcacctgtgtgtgtgtgtgtgtacctgtgtgtgtgtgtgtgtgtgtgtgtgtacctgtgcagtgAGGACCGGGACCGTCTCCAGGGAGCCTCTCtgctgctccacctcctccttcagcttATCGATCAGGTCCTGCTTCAGGGCCAGAGctcgctccgcctcctccaggcggcTGCACAGGTCTCCACCCTGGAGTGTGCAGTAGAGGGCTAGATGAAGCTCAGTAGAGGGCTAGATGAAGCTCAGTAGAGGACTAGATGAAGCTCAGTAGAGGGCTAGATGAAGCTCAGTAGAGGACGAGATGAAGCTCAGTAGAGGACTCGATGAAGCTCAGTAGAGGACGAGATGAAGCTCAGTAGAGGGCTAGATGAAGCTCAGTAGAGGACGAGATGAAGCTCAGTAGAGGGCTAGATGAAGCTCAGTAGAGGGCTAGATGAAGCTCAGTAGAGGACTAGATGAAGCTCAGTAGAGGGCTAGATGAAGCTCAATAGAGGACTAGATGAAGCTCAATAGAGGGCTAGATGAAGCTCAGTAGAGGGCTAGATGAAGCTCAGTAGAGGGCTAGATGAAGCTCAGTAGAGGACGAGATGAAGCTCAGTAGAGGGCTAGATGAAGCTCAGTAGAGGACTCGATGAAGCTCAGTAGAGGGCTAGATGAAGCTCAATAGAGGGCTAGATGAAGCTCAGTAGAGGACTAGATGAAGCTCAGTAGAGGGCTAGATGAAGCTCAGTAGAGGGCTAGATGAAGCTCAGTAGAGGGCTAGATGAAGCTCAGTAGAGGGCTAGATGAAGCTCAGTAGAGGGCTAGATGAAGCTCAGTAGAGGGCTAGATGAAGCTCAGTAGAGGGCTAGATGAAGCTCAGTAGAGGACTAGATGAAGCTCAGTAGAGGGCTAGATGAAGCTCAGTAGAGGGCTAGATGAAGCTCAGTAGAGGGCTAGATGAAGCTCAGTAGAGGGCTAGATGAAGCTCAGTAGAGAGCTAGATGAAGCTCAGTAGAGGGCTAGATGAAGCTCAGTAGAGGGCTAGATGAAGCTCAGTAGAGGTGTACCTCAGTCTTCAGCTTGGAGTCGTAGTCTCTGAAGAGGCAGGTGTAAGCGTGCTGCAGCTGGGTCAGCTTCTTCCTAGGGGGACAGAGGACAAGCCGTTACCGCTGTGGTCAATGTGCTGCTACCAGCACCTGGAGGCCTGAGGCCTAGAGGCCTGAGACCTAGAGGCCCGAGGCCTAGAGGCCTGAGACCTAGAGGCCTGAGGCCCGAGGCCTGCAGACGCTCCTCTGGGGGACCCACTTCTCCTCGGTGACCACGTGTCTCTCCGTCTTCAGGCCCTGCTCCAGGCTCTgggtctgcagcagcagcttgtcCATGGCCACATGGTGCTGCTTCCTCTGCTGCTCCAGCTCCCGCTCGGCCGCCTGCAGGGCCTTCACCTTGCTGCACAGCCTGGACCACAGAGAACCAGGAGAACATCAcaggagaaccaggagaacatcacacaggagaacatcacacaggagaaccaggagaacaTTACACAGGAGAATCAGGAGAACATCACACAGGAGAACATCACAcaggagaaccaggagaacctcACAGATGTCCTTACTTGTCCTCCGTGGCTCGGCGGTCCTGCTCGCTCTTCTCCAGGCAGCTCTGCCTCTCGTTCAGTTCTCCTAGCAGAGACGTGGCCTGAGCCTTCAGGGCCTCGCAGTCCTTAGAGAGCTGAGCACAGGACagggtgatgtcatacctggactactgtagaggggtgatgtcatacctggactactgtagaggggtgatgtcatacctggactactgtagaggggtgatgtcatacctggactactgtagaggggtgatgtcatacctggactactgtagaggagtgatgtcatacctggactactgtagaggggtgatgtcatacctggactactgtagaggggtgatgtcatacctggactacTATAGAGGAatgatgtcatacctggactactgtagaggggtgatgtcatacctggactactgtagagggtgatgtcatacctggactactgtagaggagtgatgtcatacctggactactgtagagggtgatgtcatacctggactactgtagagggtgatgtcatacctggactactatagaggagtgatgtcatacctggactactgtagagggtgatgtcatacctggactactgtagagggtgatgtcatacctggactactgtagaggggtgatgtcatacctggactactgtagaggagtgatgtcatacctggactactgtagagggtgatgtcatacctggactactgtagagggtgatgtcatacctggactactgtagaggagtgatgtcatacctggactactgtagagggtgatgtcatacctggactactgtagagggatgatgtcatacctggactactgtagagggtgatgtcatacctggactactgtagagggtgatgtcatacctggactactgtagagggtgatgtcatacctggactactgtagagggtgatgtcatacctggactactgtagaggggtgatgtcatacctggactactgtagagggtgatgtcatacctggactactgtaggggtgatgtcatacctggactactgtagaggggtgatgtcatacctggactactgtagagggtgatgtcatacctggactactgtagagggtgatgtcatacctggactactgtagaggggtgatgtcatacctggactactgtagagggtgatgtcatacctggactactgtagagggtgatgtcatacctggactactgtagagggtgatgtcatacctggactactgtagaggagtgatgtcatacctggactactgtagaggggtgatgtcatacctggactactgtagaggagtgatgtcatacctggactactgtagaggagtgatgtcatacctggactactgtagaggggtgatgtcatacctggactactgtagaggagtgatgtcatacctggactactgtagaggagtgatgtcatacctggactactgtagaggggtgatgtcatacctggactactgtagaggggtgatgtcatacctggactactgtagaggggtgatgtcatacctggactactgtagaggggtgatgtcatacctggactactgtagaggggtgatgtcatacctggactactgtagaggagtgatgtcatacctggactactgtagaggggtgatgtcatacctggactactgtagaggggtgatgtcatacctggactactgtagaggagtgatgtcatacctggactactgtagaggggtgatgtcatacctggactactgtagaggagtgatgtcatacctggactactgtagaggggtgatgtcatacctggactactgtagaggggtgatgtcatacctggactactgtagaggagtgatgtcatacctggactactgtagaggagtgatgtcatacctggactactgtagagggtgatgtcatacctggactactgtagagggtgatgtcatacctggactactgtagaggggtgatgtcatacctggactactgtagaggggtgatgtcatacctggactacCGTAGAGgggtgatgtcatacctggactacCGTAGAGgggtgatgtcatacctggactacCGTAGAGgggtgatgtcatacctggactactgtagagggtgatgtcatacctgACCACCGTAGAGGGTGTCTCTACCTGGACTACCGTAGAGgggtgatgtcatacctggactacCGTAGAGGGGTGATGTCATACCTGTCCTATCATAGAGGCGTGTCTCTACCGGTCCTATCATAGAggcgtgtctctacctgtcctatcatagaggcgtgtctctacctgtcctatcatagaggcgtgtctctacctgtcccatcatagaggcgtgtctctacctgtcctatcatagaggcgtgtctctacctgtccctatcatagaggcgtgtctctacctgtcctatcatagaggcgtgtctctacctgtcccatcatagaggcgtgtctctacctgtcccatcatagaggcgtgtctctacctgtccctatcatagaggcgtgtctctacctgtcctaTCATATAGGCGTGTCTCTACC
The genomic region above belongs to Pseudoliparis swirei isolate HS2019 ecotype Mariana Trench chromosome 9, NWPU_hadal_v1, whole genome shotgun sequence and contains:
- the ikbkg gene encoding NF-kappa-B essential modulator isoform X5, with translation MRTDEGNEKRSINQNHGMVQPQPDGPLQWEMSGEEGGGTLRVPPELASNEVVTRLLGDNQQLREALRRSNMALRQRCEEMEGWQQRTRGERDFLSCRFQEARALVERLAQENRSLQGLVNGPASSQGPELQGSPARTRALEGPQTLDQREKRRLEEAERHTQTTPPRSLPEEGANEFLQLLKSHKEKLEEGMREMKRKNEELEREREEGEKEREQMRCCVDQLRGKLAQASSAPEEVPLHRSEAQHSSDRYRDLEEKLDYLQKSSAQRDRTEALLKQKDKDCGQLSKDCEALKAQATSLLGELNERQSCLEKSEQDRRATEDKLCSKVKALQAAERELEQQRKQHHVAMDKLLLQTQSLEQGLKTERHVVTEEKKKLTQLQHAYTCLFRDYDSKLKTEGGDLCSRLEEAERALALKQDLIDKLKEEVEQQRGSLETVPVLTAQAEIYKADFLAEREAREKLNQKKEELQDQLTQAVVERDRLKQEATSRARMEQMKLRHLEDFPSRAPHIPPPQAFNTAPPAPSFRNQGPVPPGDQGPAGAEELPHLCCPKCHYQAPDMDTLQIHVMDCIQ